A window from Deltaproteobacteria bacterium encodes these proteins:
- a CDS encoding CarD family transcriptional regulator, producing MGKSLVKETVRSKKFSLKGLPFKVGDKAVYPAHGVGEIKSVESREISGSNQTFYVLQILDSGMKIMVPTTNVNSVGLREVIAESEVDGVYEVMRQRDITLDHQTWNRRYRDYMDKIKTGSVYEIAEVLRDLSLLKREKELSFGERKMLDTAKTLLVKELAISEGRQERKIYEDIEEIFRAV from the coding sequence ATGGGAAAGTCCCTGGTCAAAGAAACCGTTCGATCCAAAAAATTTTCGCTTAAAGGGTTACCCTTTAAGGTGGGTGATAAGGCAGTTTATCCAGCCCATGGGGTAGGGGAAATTAAAAGTGTCGAGAGTCGTGAGATCTCAGGGAGTAATCAAACTTTCTATGTGCTCCAAATCCTCGATAGTGGCATGAAAATCATGGTTCCCACCACCAACGTCAATAGTGTTGGGTTGCGTGAAGTGATTGCGGAGTCTGAAGTAGATGGCGTTTATGAAGTCATGCGCCAACGCGATATTACCCTCGATCATCAAACCTGGAATCGCCGTTACCGCGACTACATGGATAAAATAAAAACCGGTTCGGTTTATGAAATTGCCGAGGTGTTAAGAGATTTGTCGTTACTCAAGCGCGAGAAAGAGCTCTCCTTTGGAGAACGTAAAATGCTAGATACTGCCAAGACGCTCTTAGTGAAAGAGTTGGCAATTTCTGAAGGGCGCCAAGAAAGAAAGATATACGAAGATATCGAAGAAATCTTTAGAGCTGTCTAA